A segment of the Bordetella flabilis genome:
GAAGGCGGCTTGCTCGCCCTTGCCGTACACCTTCAACGCACCCTTTTCCCCCACGGCGTTGGGGCGGTTGAAGATCCAGTTCTGCCATGCCGTCAGCCGGCCGAAGATGCGGGTTTCCATGGTTTCGCGCGGGCCGGAGCGGAGGTTCGCCTCCATGCCCGTCAACGCGTCGGGCGACAGCGCGCTGCGCTCTTCCAGCGCCAGCCGGACTTCGTCGTCCCAATCGATCGCGTCCGGAGCCAGGGTCACCAGGCCGAGGTCCAGGGCCCGTGGCGCGGACAAGGGCTGCCCGGCCTGCGCCCGCAGCGCCTGCAGCGGCTCGGCTTCGCCATGGAAGCGGCGCTGCAGGCGGCTTTCGCCGTTAACCATGGGATAGGCGCCGAAGTTGCGTTCGCCCACCACGATGCGCGCCGGCGTGGCGGCGTCCTCGTCATCCAGCATATAGATGCGGTCTGCCGCCAGCGCCAGTTCCAGCAAGGTGCCGGCGAAGCAGGACCCCGGTTCCACCAAGCCGAACAGGGTGCGCGAAGTCACGTCCAGGCGCGCCAGGGTACGCCGCAGCATGCCCGCCGTTTCATTGACGAACCAGTGCCCGGCATGAGCCTGCAGCGCGGCATCGGCGGCCAGCACGGCCGCCGGATCGCCATGCGTGCGCAGCAGCCAGGTACCGATGTCCAGCTCGTTGGCGCGCATCCACAGAATGGCATCATCCAGCTCGCGCGCCATCTGCAGGGGCCACCAGTCCGCGCCCTGCGCGACGATGGCCCGCAGATCCTGCGCCACGGGTTCGTCCGGCGCGCGCACCGTCCAGTTGGCCACGCGCCGCGCGCGGTCGATTTCCACATCGACGTAGCGATAGGACAGGCTGTCCGGGCCATCGCGGCGCGCCAGCGGCGTCAGCGCCACGCCGGGTCCTTGCCCGGGGCGGCTGCTCCCTTCCGCCAAGGCCAGCGCGCGCTCGCGCACCCCGGCCGCGAACTGCTGCGGCTTGATCAGTTCATCGACCAGGCGCCAGGCCTTGGCGCGTTCCCCCCGCACGCCTTCCACCAGCGTGCAGAAGATATCGGCATGATCGTGCCGCACCTTGCGCTTGTCGGTCACGCGCGTCAGGCCGCCCGTGCCGGGAAGCACGCCCAGCAGCGGCACTTCGGGCAAGGCCACGGCCGACGAGCGGTCGTCCACCAGCAGGATTTCGTCGCAGGCCAGCGCCAGCTCATAACCGCCGCCCGCGCAGGCGCCGTTGACCGCGGCGATGAACTTCAGGCCGCTATGCCGGCTGGCGTCTTCGATGCCGTTGCGCGTTTCGTTGGTGAACTTGCAGAAGTTCACTTTCCAGGCGTGCGACGACAGGCCCAGCATGAAGATGTTCGCGCCGGAACAGAAAACCCGGTCCTTCAGGCTGGTCACCACGACCGTCCGCACTTCGGGGTGTTCGAAGCGGATGCGCTGCAAGGCGTCGTGCAGCTCGATGTCGACCCCCAGGTCGTAGGAGTTCAGCTTGAGCTTGTAGCCGGGGCGCAGGCCGCCATCTTCGGCCACATCCATGGCCAGCGTGGCGATCGGGCCTTCGGTGGTCAGGCGCCAGTGGCGGTAGCGGCTGGGGTCGGTGCGGAACTCGACCGGGGGCGCGGCGTTCGTCATGGAAGTCTCCTGCATCGTGCGCATGCAGAATATTGCATGCGGTATTGTGGGATGCAGAATAGTGCAGCCGAAGGCACGCGTCAAGGCGCGTATGCAACAAAGTGCAGGGCGCCTTACAGCGGAAGTCCGCCGGCCGTGCGTACCTGGGCGCGCAGGCCCGCGAAGCACTCGCCCACGTCCATATGGCTGGTGTTCCAGGTCAGGTCGGCCTTGGCGTAGAAGGCCTCGCGGCCTGCCAGGATGCGCTTGAGGTCGGCCATGGCCTCGCTGTTGCCGGACATGGGGCGGAAATCCCCTTGCGCCATGACCCGGCCCATGTGCTCCTCGGGCGTGGCGCGCAGCCACACCGTATAGCAATGCGCGAGCAGCAGGTTGAAGGTGGCGGCTTCCGACACCAGGCCCCCGGGCGTGGCCAGGACCATCTCCGGATAAAGCTGCACGGCCTCTTCCAGCGCGCGCCGCTCGTAGCGGCGGTAGGCGTTGGGACCGTACAGATTATGGATTTCCAGGATGCCGCAACCGGCGACGCGCTCGATTTCGACATTGAGTTCGACGAAGGGGTAGCCCAGGTCGTCCGCCAGCATCTGGCCCAGCGTGGATTTGCCCGCCCCGCGCAGGCCGATCAGGGCGATGCGCTGGATGCGATTGGGCCGCTGCCCGCCGCCGACGCCGAACAACTGCGCCAGCGATTCGCGCGCGCGCTGCAGATCGGCTTCGCTGCGTCCGCTCAGCAGCTCGCGGATCAGCAGCCATTCCGGAGACTCCGTGGTGACGTCGCCCACCAGTTCGGCCAGCGCGCAGTTGAACGCCTTGGCGATCTGCAGCAGCACCAGGATGGAAGCATTGCCGACGCCGTGCTCCAGGTTGGCCAGATGGCGCTCGGAGACGCCCGTGGCTTGCGCGAGCGCCTTGCGCGTCATGCCGCGGATCGCCCGCAGGCGGCGCACGCGTTCGCCCAGGGCCACCAGAAAGGCCTCGCGAGGCGGTTCGGGCGCCGCCATATCCAACGCTTGAGTCATGGGTCTCCTTGCTCCGAGATTTCCCTAGGGCGTGACGGTTCATGCATTATAGTGCTTGACCCAGGACCATTAAAGCACTATTTTTCCTGCCATATTGAACAACGGCTGACATCGCAGGACGGATAGCGCCCAGGGGGCGGGCCTGTGATTCTAGTGGAGCGCCAGGGCCCGCGAGATGGCCGCCCCGCTCCCGCCGCGCCTGGCGCGGTTGAACGAATGACCACCGGCCCATGACGCCGGCGGCGGAACGGGACAAGAGACACCAGGAGACACGTCGTGGAAAGCTGTCCGCAGGAATTGAATTTCGCGAGTCACCTGGCCGCGTTGAACGCGGCGCGGGCCGACAAGACCGCCTATATCGACGACTTCGGCACCCTGCGCTACGGTGAGCTGGCGGATCGCACGGCGCGTTTCGGCGGCCTGCTGAAACAGCTCGGCTTGCGGCGCGAAGAGCGGCTGTTGCTATTGATGCACGATACCGCGGACTGGCCGGTGGCGTTCCTGGGCGCCCTGCATGCCGGCATCGTGCCTGTGGCGGTCAATACGCTGCTGACGGCGGACGACTACGGCTACATCCTGACGCACAGCCGTGCCCGCGCCGCGATCGTCTCGGGCACGCTGCTGCCCGTGCTGCGCCAGGCCATGGCGCGCGTCGAAACGGAGATCGAACACATCGTCGTATCGCGTCCCGACGGCCCGCCGCCCGAGGGGACGCTCGAACTGGAAGCTGCGATGGCGGCCGCCCCCGCCATTCCCGCGATACGCACGCTGGCCGATGAAATGGCGTTCTGGCTGTATTCATCCGGCTCCACCGGCAAGCCCAAGGGCGTCGTCCATACGCATGGCAATCTGTGGCACACCGCCGAGCTCTACGCCAAGCCCGTATTGGGCATCCGCGAGGACGATGTGGTGTTTTCCGCGGCCAAGCTTTTCTTTGCCTATGGCCTGGGCAACGGGCTGACTTTTCCGCTGTCGGCCGGCGCCACCGTGGTCCTGATGGCGGAACGCCCGACGCCGCAGGCCGTTTTCCAGCGGCTGGTCCGGCATCGGCCCACGGTGTTCTACGGCGTGCCGACGCTGTACGCCGCCATGCTGGCGGCGCCGGACCTGCCGTCGCCGGACCAGGTGGCATTGCGCGTATGTACCTCGGCGGGGGAAGCCCTGCCGCGGGATATCGGCGAGCGCTTCCGCCGGCATTTCGGCTGCGACATCCTGGACGGCATCGGCTCCACCGAGATGCTGCATATCTTCATCAGCAACCAGGCGGGACGCATCCGCTACGGCACGACCGGCATGCCGGTCGCCGGCTATGAAGTGCAGTTGCGGGACGACCAGGGC
Coding sequences within it:
- a CDS encoding benzoate-CoA ligase family protein, yielding MESCPQELNFASHLAALNAARADKTAYIDDFGTLRYGELADRTARFGGLLKQLGLRREERLLLLMHDTADWPVAFLGALHAGIVPVAVNTLLTADDYGYILTHSRARAAIVSGTLLPVLRQAMARVETEIEHIVVSRPDGPPPEGTLELEAAMAAAPAIPAIRTLADEMAFWLYSSGSTGKPKGVVHTHGNLWHTAELYAKPVLGIREDDVVFSAAKLFFAYGLGNGLTFPLSAGATVVLMAERPTPQAVFQRLVRHRPTVFYGVPTLYAAMLAAPDLPSPDQVALRVCTSAGEALPRDIGERFRRHFGCDILDGIGSTEMLHIFISNQAGRIRYGTTGMPVAGYEVQLRDDQGLPVPPGAIGDLYIKGPSAALMYWNNREKTRQCFLGDWLKSGDKYVCDADGYYTYAGRSDDMIKVSGQYVSPIEVENVLVQHQAVLEAAVIGVPDAQGLVKTTAYVVLRPGQVADTGTGAALQAHVKQHLAPFKYPRQIHFVEELPKTATGKIQRFRLRQLEEHA
- the boxC gene encoding 2,3-epoxybenzoyl-CoA dihydrolase, which gives rise to MTNAAPPVEFRTDPSRYRHWRLTTEGPIATLAMDVAEDGGLRPGYKLKLNSYDLGVDIELHDALQRIRFEHPEVRTVVVTSLKDRVFCSGANIFMLGLSSHAWKVNFCKFTNETRNGIEDASRHSGLKFIAAVNGACAGGGYELALACDEILLVDDRSSAVALPEVPLLGVLPGTGGLTRVTDKRKVRHDHADIFCTLVEGVRGERAKAWRLVDELIKPQQFAAGVRERALALAEGSSRPGQGPGVALTPLARRDGPDSLSYRYVDVEIDRARRVANWTVRAPDEPVAQDLRAIVAQGADWWPLQMARELDDAILWMRANELDIGTWLLRTHGDPAAVLAADAALQAHAGHWFVNETAGMLRRTLARLDVTSRTLFGLVEPGSCFAGTLLELALAADRIYMLDDEDAATPARIVVGERNFGAYPMVNGESRLQRRFHGEAEPLQALRAQAGQPLSAPRALDLGLVTLAPDAIDWDDEVRLALEERSALSPDALTGMEANLRSGPRETMETRIFGRLTAWQNWIFNRPNAVGEKGALKVYGKGEQAAFDWNRV
- a CDS encoding helix-turn-helix transcriptional regulator encodes the protein MTQALDMAAPEPPREAFLVALGERVRRLRAIRGMTRKALAQATGVSERHLANLEHGVGNASILVLLQIAKAFNCALAELVGDVTTESPEWLLIRELLSGRSEADLQRARESLAQLFGVGGGQRPNRIQRIALIGLRGAGKSTLGQMLADDLGYPFVELNVEIERVAGCGILEIHNLYGPNAYRRYERRALEEAVQLYPEMVLATPGGLVSEAATFNLLLAHCYTVWLRATPEEHMGRVMAQGDFRPMSGNSEAMADLKRILAGREAFYAKADLTWNTSHMDVGECFAGLRAQVRTAGGLPL